Proteins encoded in a region of the Patescibacteria group bacterium genome:
- the argS gene encoding arginine--tRNA ligase, whose amino-acid sequence MTINDKIKQEIVNLLKKQKVMIKIEDLEMPPSAEMGDWALPCFNLAKEFKRAPQEVAKDFAQNLKPSGLIINFKSIGPYLNFVIDASKVAEIVLKEISNSKRKYGQSKIGKKEKVMIEYSQPNTHKEFHVGHLRNVCIGSALVNIYKNCNYKVISANYPADSGAHVAKTLWYMQEYLNQSDIPSDPADRGEFLGQTYARSVAELKDHPEFKPQVQDVMLKLEAGDKQLTKLWQETRQWSLDQFNKIYKELGVDFDVWFYESVEEKEGKKMLPQLLKHSFIKKSEGAIIADLIEYNLGILVLIRQDGTALYGIKDLALAMKKFKKYRINKSLYLVDIRQSQYFQQIFKILELLGFKKEMVYVPYEFVQLKSGIISSRTGNIVTYEEVKEAALNKVLAETKVRHPDWSEKKVNEVSLKIVLAALKFGMLKSGNDKVITFDINESLDLNGFTGPYLQYTLARLNSIFRKLGKVKTKIRIDYKNLAAPIETQLIKDLAAYPDKILESLKINDPSIIAQYSFKLSQDFNAFYHELPVLKAKLDVQAARLELLKSILQVLKNGLEILGLETLIEM is encoded by the coding sequence ATGACTATTAACGACAAAATTAAACAGGAAATCGTTAACCTTTTAAAAAAACAAAAGGTCATGATTAAAATTGAGGATTTGGAAATGCCGCCGAGTGCGGAAATGGGTGACTGGGCTTTGCCTTGTTTTAATTTGGCCAAAGAATTTAAACGAGCGCCGCAGGAGGTGGCTAAAGATTTTGCTCAGAATTTGAAACCCAGCGGATTAATTATAAATTTTAAAAGCATTGGGCCTTATTTAAATTTTGTGATTGACGCAAGCAAGGTGGCAGAAATAGTTTTAAAAGAAATTAGTAATAGTAAGCGCAAATATGGCCAAAGTAAAATCGGGAAAAAAGAAAAAGTAATGATTGAATATTCCCAGCCTAATACGCACAAGGAATTTCATGTCGGGCATTTGCGCAATGTCTGCATTGGCTCTGCTTTGGTCAATATTTATAAAAATTGTAATTATAAAGTTATTTCCGCCAATTATCCGGCAGATTCCGGAGCGCATGTGGCAAAAACTTTATGGTACATGCAAGAATATTTAAATCAAAGCGATATACCATCTGATCCGGCTGACCGCGGTGAATTTTTAGGTCAAACTTATGCGCGCTCTGTGGCTGAACTTAAAGATCATCCAGAATTTAAACCTCAAGTTCAGGATGTGATGTTAAAATTAGAGGCCGGTGATAAACAATTAACAAAATTGTGGCAGGAAACAAGGCAATGGAGCTTGGATCAGTTTAATAAAATTTATAAAGAACTTGGCGTTGATTTTGATGTTTGGTTTTATGAAAGCGTGGAAGAAAAAGAAGGCAAGAAAATGCTGCCTCAGCTTTTAAAGCATAGTTTTATCAAAAAGAGCGAGGGTGCGATCATCGCGGATTTAATCGAATATAATTTGGGAATTTTAGTTTTAATTCGTCAGGATGGCACTGCTTTGTATGGCATTAAGGACTTGGCTTTGGCCATGAAAAAATTTAAAAAATATAGGATAAATAAATCCTTGTATTTAGTAGACATTCGCCAGTCGCAATATTTTCAGCAAATATTTAAGATTTTAGAATTGCTGGGCTTTAAAAAGGAAATGGTTTATGTGCCCTATGAATTTGTGCAATTAAAATCTGGGATTATTTCTTCGCGCACTGGCAATATTGTGACCTATGAAGAAGTGAAAGAAGCGGCTTTAAATAAAGTTTTGGCTGAAACTAAAGTCCGTCATCCCGATTGGTCTGAAAAGAAAGTTAATGAGGTGAGTTTGAAAATCGTGTTGGCTGCTTTGAAATTTGGCATGCTCAAAAGCGGTAATGACAAGGTGATTACTTTTGATATAAATGAATCTTTGGATTTAAACGGCTTTACCGGGCCATATTTGCAATATACTTTGGCGCGTTTAAATTCTATTTTTAGAAAATTGGGCAAAGTAAAGACTAAAATAAGAATTGATTATAAAAATTTAGCCGCACCAATTGAAACTCAATTGATTAAAGATTTAGCTGCTTATCCTGATAAAATTTTAGAAAGTTTAAAGATAAACGACCCCTCGATTATTGCCCAATATTCATTTAAATTATCCCAGGATTTTAATGCCTTTTATCACGAACTCCCGGTTTTAAAAGCTAAGCTTGATGTTCAGGCAGCGCGTTTGGAACTTTTAAAGTCCATCTTGCAGGTCTTAAAAAATGGTTTAGAGATATTAGGGTTAGAAACACTAATTGAAATGTAA
- a CDS encoding peptidoglycan DD-metalloendopeptidase family protein — protein sequence MKKLVTIAVMVLVAMLSQEALAHQMYIKQNPTNQMGIEFGVDNATGFVRWRAYVKGWTNNSQGLNSGWQSANGWWYYDISSLTQRVMWRLDGLTNQKFTITYWVFKSDGTWEYGPQVEVISDQILPTALFASPTNGQTFTTNQFNISVSSNDSLSGVAAIRIYAVVPSGFSLSGWTPSGLANQFYKEFGPSSINYNFVAPSPGAYTFTLWVKDNAGNIAYEPGGPITVNVNQENPPPQPTPPIAPSNLQLTANGQAITLTWQDNSSDEEGFGLYKNSQFVKNFTANTTTYADSGLQYGQSYCYNVYAFKAGLNSSGIESCLTLTAPPSTDYHYADSFTYPLACDKIYRIEKDTEIPTGACFDYQPYGSLFAYLDKIHQGDDLNLKGINDLGKPVYAIANALVWDYGWTSGWGNYLILRIQANPGQFFFLTDSTKVTEIYVLYGHLDEIQIIKDTGAVIEKASIVKQGTYVAKGWQIGTVGDGNGNFSPHLHFEIRINGYSQLGNGYWPVSDLTYLSYFVDPLEFIENNESLAKPALRVSVHGYDMQTSRKVNVALNQNYWHRQGRESDGLPLAAVGWANHIWLTSSTNDTTASWNFYVPQNGAYSVYVIVPRYYGQASGVSYKVWHSSQNTANPYVAKINQANSDVNNKVYLGTFDYYQNNQYSVDLLSKTADNPAKNVALDSIVLTYEGDLGTGGGTVPPTDPPSSTEPLTINSSGTLTLRYSGTYSAPVLYCYGSGMPGSTPIFSGGIKEKTINVSQSGRVYCNIEFEDGQWLGNYQGIMPNQHLYVEDQEITYFEDNGQGGSNLIFDLVVNGDPGDSPPDVDDPSGTINFSGTINVPGLDQSAIKGAIGCQINRGGQVFNFTTLINLLVLFSPLLFLVMRRQKKSA from the coding sequence ATGAAAAAGTTAGTGACAATCGCGGTTATGGTTCTGGTGGCTATGCTTTCACAAGAGGCTTTGGCTCACCAGATGTATATCAAGCAAAACCCGACAAACCAGATGGGTATTGAATTTGGCGTGGACAACGCGACCGGCTTTGTACGTTGGCGCGCTTATGTCAAAGGCTGGACCAATAACAGCCAAGGCTTAAATTCCGGCTGGCAATCAGCCAATGGCTGGTGGTATTATGACATCTCTTCGTTAACCCAAAGAGTCATGTGGCGTTTGGATGGTTTGACCAACCAAAAGTTTACAATTACTTACTGGGTATTTAAAAGCGATGGCACTTGGGAATATGGTCCGCAAGTGGAAGTGATCTCAGACCAGATCCTGCCAACTGCCTTATTTGCCAGTCCTACCAATGGCCAGACTTTCACAACCAACCAGTTCAATATCTCAGTTAGCTCAAATGACAGCTTAAGTGGCGTGGCAGCGATCAGGATTTACGCTGTGGTACCCAGCGGCTTTAGTTTGAGCGGCTGGACGCCTTCAGGTTTAGCTAACCAGTTTTACAAAGAATTTGGCCCATCTTCAATTAACTACAATTTTGTAGCTCCAAGTCCGGGCGCATATACCTTTACTCTCTGGGTCAAGGATAATGCCGGCAATATTGCCTATGAACCTGGTGGTCCAATTACAGTAAATGTAAATCAAGAAAATCCTCCGCCTCAGCCTACTCCGCCGATCGCACCCAGCAATTTACAGCTCACAGCCAATGGCCAGGCAATTACTTTAACTTGGCAGGACAATTCCAGCGATGAAGAAGGTTTTGGCTTGTACAAAAATAGCCAGTTTGTAAAAAATTTTACAGCCAATACCACTACTTATGCAGACTCTGGACTGCAATATGGCCAAAGCTACTGCTACAATGTTTATGCTTTCAAGGCTGGCTTAAATAGTTCTGGCATTGAAAGCTGCTTAACGCTGACAGCGCCGCCAAGCACAGACTATCACTATGCTGACAGCTTTACTTATCCATTAGCCTGCGACAAAATTTACAGAATTGAAAAAGATACGGAAATCCCAACTGGCGCCTGCTTTGATTATCAGCCTTATGGTTCACTTTTTGCCTACCTGGATAAAATTCATCAGGGAGATGATCTGAACCTTAAAGGCATTAATGATTTAGGCAAACCAGTTTATGCGATTGCTAATGCTCTTGTTTGGGACTATGGCTGGACAAGCGGCTGGGGCAATTATCTGATTTTGCGCATTCAGGCCAACCCAGGACAATTTTTTTTCCTGACAGATAGCACAAAAGTTACAGAGATTTATGTGCTTTACGGCCATTTGGATGAAATTCAGATCATCAAAGATACAGGCGCTGTGATTGAAAAAGCCAGCATTGTGAAACAAGGGACTTATGTGGCCAAAGGCTGGCAGATCGGCACAGTCGGCGACGGCAATGGCAATTTTAGCCCGCATTTGCATTTTGAAATCAGGATTAATGGCTACAGCCAGCTTGGCAATGGTTATTGGCCAGTTTCTGATCTAACCTATTTAAGCTATTTCGTGGATCCACTGGAATTCATTGAAAATAATGAGTCATTGGCCAAACCAGCTTTGCGTGTTTCTGTGCATGGCTATGATATGCAGACATCCCGCAAAGTTAATGTGGCGCTAAACCAAAATTATTGGCACAGGCAGGGACGTGAAAGCGATGGTTTGCCCTTGGCTGCTGTTGGCTGGGCAAATCATATCTGGCTGACCAGCTCAACAAATGACACAACAGCTTCCTGGAATTTCTACGTGCCGCAAAACGGCGCTTACTCAGTTTACGTTATTGTGCCGCGTTATTATGGCCAGGCCAGCGGAGTAAGTTACAAAGTCTGGCATAGCAGCCAAAATACAGCCAATCCTTATGTGGCAAAGATAAACCAGGCAAACAGCGATGTAAATAATAAGGTTTATCTTGGCACATTTGATTATTATCAGAATAATCAATATTCGGTAGATCTGCTGAGTAAGACTGCTGATAATCCAGCGAAAAATGTAGCTCTGGATTCAATCGTGCTTACCTATGAAGGTGATCTTGGCACTGGCGGAGGAACTGTTCCGCCGACTGATCCGCCAAGCAGTACAGAGCCGTTAACGATTAATTCTTCCGGCACACTGACCTTGCGATACTCTGGCACCTACTCAGCGCCGGTATTATACTGCTATGGCTCGGGAATGCCAGGCAGTACGCCCATATTTTCCGGAGGAATTAAAGAAAAAACAATTAATGTCAGCCAATCCGGCAGGGTCTATTGCAACATTGAATTTGAAGACGGCCAGTGGCTGGGCAATTATCAGGGCATTATGCCAAATCAACATCTGTACGTTGAAGACCAGGAAATTACCTATTTTGAAGATAATGGCCAGGGCGGTAGCAATCTGATTTTTGACCTGGTTGTTAATGGCGATCCTGGAGATTCTCCGCCTGATGTTGATGATCCATCGGGAACCATAAATTTCAGCGGCACGATTAATGTCCCCGGGCTCGATCAGTCCGCTATTAAAGGGGCAATCGGCTGTCAAATCAACAGGGGTGGGCAAGTCTTTAACTTCACAACCCTAATTAATCTGCTCGTTCTTTTCTCTCCGCTCCTTTTCCTTGTGATGCGCCGGCAAAAAAAATCTGCTTAG
- a CDS encoding UDP-N-acetylglucosamine 1-carboxyvinyltransferase, which yields MSTFLVNGGKKLQGEIKTNSAKNSAVAILCATAMIPGKTTLIDVPAIEEVKRIIEILTSLGLEIKWLNEHSLEITNNGNLLPEKINKESFCKTRSALLLMGALSSQLEKFSMPKAGGCKLGKRTVNPYLIAFDHLKIEVKESDGEYQINSKHRQAASFTMYESGDTATENTIMAACLIPGTTEINFASANYMVQDLCHFLNQAGANISGIGTKKLTITGVEKLNPVTDYPIMPDPIEAMAFMAIAITTKSNFKITNCPIDFLSLELEKLRVMGQKFELSQIYKSKNGFFDLVDIEIFPSKLTALPDKIHPQPYPGLNIDNLPIFIPILTQAEGQTLVHDWVYEDRLIYAIELKRMGANITLLDPHRILVTGPTELLPAEVICPPALRPSINLLICMLAAKGESILRNSYPIDRGYENIADRLNSSLGADIKKID from the coding sequence ATGTCTACATTCTTAGTCAACGGCGGAAAAAAATTACAAGGTGAAATCAAGACCAACTCGGCGAAAAATTCAGCCGTAGCGATTTTGTGCGCCACAGCCATGATCCCAGGCAAAACAACTTTAATTGATGTGCCGGCCATTGAAGAGGTTAAAAGAATTATTGAAATCCTGACTTCACTTGGCTTAGAAATAAAATGGCTGAATGAACATAGTTTAGAAATAACCAATAATGGCAATCTACTGCCAGAAAAAATCAACAAAGAATCATTTTGTAAAACACGTTCTGCCCTGCTATTAATGGGTGCTTTATCTAGCCAACTGGAAAAATTTTCCATGCCCAAAGCAGGCGGCTGCAAACTTGGCAAAAGAACAGTTAATCCATATTTAATTGCTTTTGACCATTTAAAAATTGAAGTAAAAGAATCAGATGGCGAATATCAAATTAATTCTAAACATCGCCAGGCTGCTTCATTTACCATGTATGAATCAGGCGATACAGCCACTGAAAATACAATTATGGCAGCCTGCTTAATTCCTGGCACAACAGAAATTAATTTTGCTTCTGCCAATTACATGGTCCAGGACTTATGTCATTTTCTAAACCAGGCTGGCGCCAATATTTCCGGCATTGGCACAAAAAAACTAACCATCACGGGCGTAGAGAAATTAAATCCAGTGACAGATTATCCAATCATGCCTGATCCGATTGAAGCCATGGCTTTTATGGCCATTGCCATTACCACTAAGTCAAATTTTAAAATAACCAATTGCCCCATTGATTTTCTGAGTCTGGAATTAGAAAAATTACGAGTGATGGGCCAAAAATTTGAATTAAGCCAGATTTATAAATCTAAAAATGGATTTTTTGATTTAGTTGATATTGAAATCTTTCCGTCCAAACTGACTGCCTTACCAGATAAAATCCATCCGCAACCTTATCCTGGTTTAAATATTGATAATCTGCCAATATTTATTCCCATTCTAACCCAAGCCGAGGGACAAACCCTGGTCCATGACTGGGTTTATGAAGACCGTTTGATTTATGCGATTGAATTAAAGCGCATGGGCGCCAATATTACTCTGCTTGATCCTCATCGCATTTTAGTTACTGGCCCAACAGAACTTTTACCAGCTGAAGTTATTTGCCCGCCAGCCCTGAGGCCATCAATTAACTTGCTCATTTGCATGTTGGCAGCTAAAGGCGAATCTATTTTACGAAATTCTTATCCGATTGACCGCGGTTATGAAAATATTGCTGACAGATTAAATTCTTCCTTGGGCGCTGATATTAAAAAAATTGATTAA
- a CDS encoding class I SAM-dependent methyltransferase: MKYNNIYKQNQKVWGQEPNKLLQMIWQKVKPKSYFLDLGCGQGRDSVFMAKQRFKVVAIDESKEAIEQLRARAVKENLKIETICQSIADYKIVKDKFSIINAYNIFQFLDKGKTGEIIDSIKKNLKPAGYAIISGFTVSDSLYLKQENKSKGYFSTDELRELFNNFEIIFYFEGEIVDKGHAGANLTHKHNVVRIIVRKF; encoded by the coding sequence ATGAAATACAATAATATTTATAAACAAAATCAAAAGGTTTGGGGTCAGGAACCCAATAAGCTCCTGCAAATGATTTGGCAAAAAGTAAAGCCCAAATCATATTTCTTAGATTTGGGTTGCGGACAGGGGCGGGATTCAGTTTTTATGGCCAAACAAAGATTTAAAGTTGTGGCTATTGATGAATCTAAAGAGGCAATTGAGCAGTTAAGGGCAAGGGCTGTCAAAGAAAATTTAAAAATTGAAACAATTTGCCAGAGCATTGCGGATTATAAAATTGTCAAAGATAAATTTTCAATCATAAATGCCTATAATATTTTTCAATTTTTGGATAAAGGCAAGACAGGGGAGATTATTGATAGCATTAAAAAAAATTTAAAGCCTGCTGGTTATGCAATAATTTCTGGCTTTACTGTTAGTGATTCCTTATATTTAAAGCAGGAAAATAAATCTAAGGGATATTTTAGCACCGATGAATTAAGGGAATTATTTAATAATTTTGAAATTATATTTTACTTTGAGGGAGAAATTGTAGATAAAGGACATGCGGGTGCGAATTTAACGCATAAACACAATGTTGTGCGGATAATTGTCAGAAAATTTTAA
- a CDS encoding GNAT family N-acetyltransferase: MLEDIRIKLVTKLNDSQIRQLVRILNYDKKLNQSLGNKKNKITVKQFKSKNKAWAKDNQAKMFAIMYKNRAIGMISLSHINLKDKKANIGYWLTSKHWGKSITTEAFKQVLAIAKRNKIKYVSCTIAKNNKSSLGIWQTYRASIKRNRDNIIPLIKL, from the coding sequence ATGCTAGAAGATATTAGAATAAAATTAGTTACCAAGCTTAATGATTCACAAATAAGACAACTTGTTCGTATTTTAAATTATGACAAAAAATTAAATCAGAGTTTAGGTAATAAAAAAAATAAAATTACAGTTAAACAGTTTAAATCTAAAAATAAAGCTTGGGCAAAAGATAATCAGGCAAAAATGTTTGCCATTATGTATAAAAACCGGGCTATTGGCATGATTTCATTAAGCCATATTAATTTAAAGGATAAAAAGGCAAATATCGGATATTGGTTAACCAGTAAGCATTGGGGAAAGAGTATTACTACTGAAGCGTTTAAACAAGTATTAGCAATCGCCAAAAGAAATAAAATAAAATATGTTTCTTGTACAATAGCTAAAAACAATAAATCCTCTTTGGGTATCTGGCAAACATATCGGGCTAGTATTAAAAGAAATAGAGACAATATAATACCGCTTATTAAGTTGTGA
- a CDS encoding BtpA/SgcQ family protein, which translates to MKDKFNKIFNKNKNIVIGAIHFPPLLGYPDFPGLEIAISNALNDLKTFEQGGVDTVIFENNYDLPHKEFVEPETVAAMTFLGTKLKAATALPLGINVLWNDYKTSLAIAKILGLKFIRVPVFVDEVKTDYGVIKGDPQTIRNFQKSIGADEVALFTDIHVKHAELLSKLSLVESAKLAIANGSDAVIVTGKWTGDAPDYGELELLRNNIGDFPLIAGSGCNKDNIKEVFNYCNAAIVSTALKEGEVTKKEINLKNWMQRISENKVKEFMKAIV; encoded by the coding sequence ATGAAAGATAAATTTAATAAAATTTTTAATAAAAATAAAAACATAGTTATCGGAGCAATTCATTTTCCTCCGCTTTTAGGATATCCTGATTTTCCCGGGTTGGAAATTGCAATAAGTAATGCTTTAAATGATTTGAAGACCTTTGAGCAAGGCGGTGTTGACACTGTAATTTTTGAAAATAATTATGATTTGCCGCATAAAGAATTTGTTGAACCAGAAACAGTGGCAGCTATGACATTTTTAGGCACCAAATTAAAAGCAGCAACTGCATTACCCTTAGGAATTAATGTTTTATGGAATGATTACAAAACTTCCTTGGCCATTGCTAAAATTTTAGGTTTGAAATTTATACGTGTGCCTGTCTTTGTGGATGAAGTAAAAACCGATTACGGCGTGATTAAAGGCGACCCGCAGACAATTCGCAATTTTCAGAAATCAATAGGTGCTGATGAAGTAGCTTTATTTACTGACATTCATGTTAAACATGCCGAATTATTATCTAAATTATCCCTCGTTGAATCGGCGAAATTAGCGATTGCTAATGGCAGTGATGCCGTTATTGTTACGGGCAAGTGGACTGGCGATGCACCCGATTATGGGGAACTAGAATTATTAAGAAATAATATCGGCGATTTTCCTTTAATCGCTGGAAGTGGTTGTAATAAAGATAACATTAAGGAAGTTTTTAATTATTGCAATGCTGCAATTGTGAGCACGGCATTAAAAGAGGGAGAAGTTACAAAAAAGGAGATTAATTTAAAAAATTGGATGCAGAGAATAAGCGAAAATAAAGTAAAAGAGTTTATGAAAGCAATAGTTTAA
- a CDS encoding phosphotransferase, with protein MTKTTEFNNVFEILIYYELSENGPVHIMRESGDNKVYLIGEKDKKILRVSKRLPIEDVQFEYEVLKHLANNNFPVPVWVKTKEGALYASIAGVAVAVMFEFLEGYHAPVNKDILPAIEQAHSAGRALGSMAEIGKTFKSSSFRRRNIFSELERVLQNEEIFKNDFEGGDTFVEQVKQVIKFGQEAQTSIGLIHNDYRSGNVFFKNDNEISGVIDFDWSCIGPHIKDLGLAVLEWSFSDGQTEPDFTVFDAFLDGYNSISTQKYTKGKELYLWIMFAALSDASTYFCDRLNQPNLVKDISSSHMYQKYLFFSKL; from the coding sequence ATGACTAAAACAACAGAATTTAATAATGTATTTGAAATACTAATTTATTATGAGTTGAGTGAAAATGGTCCTGTTCATATTATGCGTGAATCTGGTGATAACAAAGTATATCTTATCGGAGAGAAAGATAAAAAGATATTACGTGTAAGTAAACGGTTACCAATAGAGGATGTTCAGTTTGAATATGAAGTTTTAAAGCATCTCGCTAATAATAATTTCCCAGTTCCAGTGTGGGTCAAAACAAAAGAGGGTGCTTTATACGCATCTATAGCAGGTGTTGCCGTAGCTGTTATGTTTGAATTTTTGGAAGGTTATCACGCTCCTGTTAATAAAGATATTTTACCAGCAATAGAACAAGCACACAGTGCTGGACGAGCTTTAGGATCTATGGCTGAAATTGGTAAAACCTTTAAATCGTCGTCTTTTCGTCGAAGAAATATATTCAGTGAATTAGAGAGAGTTCTACAAAACGAGGAAATTTTCAAGAATGATTTTGAAGGAGGGGATACTTTTGTTGAGCAAGTAAAACAAGTTATTAAATTTGGTCAGGAAGCTCAAACTTCAATTGGACTTATCCACAATGATTATCGATCTGGAAATGTCTTTTTCAAAAATGACAATGAGATTAGCGGGGTCATAGACTTCGATTGGAGTTGCATAGGCCCCCACATAAAAGATCTTGGACTGGCAGTGTTAGAATGGTCCTTTTCTGATGGTCAAACTGAGCCTGACTTTACAGTATTTGATGCGTTTTTAGATGGGTATAATTCAATATCGACGCAAAAATATACAAAAGGTAAAGAATTATATTTATGGATAATGTTTGCTGCATTGTCAGACGCCTCAACTTATTTTTGTGACAGATTAAATCAGCCTAATTTGGTAAAAGATATTTCTTCTTCACATATGTACCAGAAATATCTTTTCTTTTCAAAATTATAA